The DNA sequence GATCATTCCCATCAAGTGAAATTATCCACATATGGATATTTGAAGTCCTGTCAATTAAAGCTATCTCCTGCTTACCATCATTATCAAAATCATCAGCATAAAGATATGTCAATCTAAATCCAGCCTCACCATCTGCTGGATAATCCAAATTCCAAGAAAATGTTGGTTCAGTTGGGAATGTTTTCGTTTGAGGATCATATTCATAGAAAAATATCTTATCAGGGTTTGTAACCCCACTTGCTGGATCTGCATTAGATGGATTGACAACCGTTATTTCATAATTTCCATCTCCATCAACATCTGTGATATTTACCCCAGGAAAGCTATAACCGGTTGTAATTGAAGTCAAAGGCAAACCAACACTCCACAAAAGCTTATAATTATCGTTCCCATCATTTTCAAACCAGAAAATCCATTTAGTAGTATCATTTGACGATGGACTTGAAACAGTTGGGTCATTAATCGCAAGGATTTCAAGTTTTCCGTTTTTGTTCAAATCCAAACCAGCAAGCACATCATCACAGCCATCAA is a window from the Candidatus Kryptobacter tengchongensis genome containing:
- a CDS encoding Repeat domain-containing protein, whose product is MRWVLISLTISILLSFVSFAQVQYPLYYLKPGFHISYVANYPTIPRIDGCDDVLAGLDLNKNGKLEILAINDPTVSSPSSNDTTKWIFWFENDGNDNYKLLWSVGLPLTSITTGYSFPGVNITDVDGDGNYEITVVNPSNADPASGVTNPDKIFFYEYDPQTKTFPTEPTFSWNLDYPADGEAGFRLTYLYADDFDNDGKQEIALIDRTSNIHMWIISLDGNDLNPFSTFKIEFQDSSLTATWAFDIAVTDFDRDGKKEVWFGTWTNFTWVIVEAEGPDTYVKKKVVTNSHIGSGTLVGTLRSLKFMDMDGDGYLRLIPHPFYFQLAQIEIFNYAENFEFFY